Below is a window of Blastocatellia bacterium DNA.
GCACGCACCGGCGGTTCAGTCATCATTGAAGGCGCGCTCTACGTCTTCCTCGGACTCTTCTTCGGTCGGGGATTTGACGTTGTGGTAGGCGTTTTTCCATTGCCCATCTTGGGCGTCATTCTGTTTTTTGAAGGTCTGGCGCTCATGCGGTTGGTGCGAGACATGTCTTCGTCCAAGAGTGACCTGACGATTATTCTATTGGTCGGTGTACTGGCGGTTGGACTTCCCTATGGCTATTTGATTGGAATGACTGTTGGCGTTCTGATTGCCTACCTGATGAAACGCGGCGTAATCACATTGGGAGTAAAGGAGCCGTGATGCCCAGTGCGGAACGCGCATTGATGTGACGCAGTGTGACAAGCAACCACAGGCAACTGAATACAGCACTTTCAAAGGCACATCGTGTTGCATGACAAGAGAAGTAGACCAGTGAACATCACCAACAAAGGCGTCTCAGATATGTCATGGTGAGGCCGCTTGCCGGAAAGCCAAAAAGCCGTCGGACAGGTCCGCTCCGACTTTCCATTCGACACGCTCATTATAAGCTTGGCGCTGCGACTCCTCATTGGCCCATTCTTTGCCGATGACGACAGGGAAAGCCTGAACGCCAGCCTGTCGGAGGGTTTCAGCGCGGTTCACCGCCCTGTAAACGTCATATCCATTAACTTGCGTCGAAATCTCCACGACTGCCACACGCTCCCCTTTCCACCAGATCAGATCAGCTAGGAACGGATCCT
It encodes the following:
- a CDS encoding putative sulfate/molybdate transporter, coding for ARTGGSVIIEGALYVFLGLFFGRGFDVVVGVFPLPILGVILFFEGLALMRLVRDMSSSKSDLTIILLVGVLAVGLPYGYLIGMTVGVLIAYLMKRGVITLGVKEP